Proteins co-encoded in one Candidatus Thiodictyon syntrophicum genomic window:
- a CDS encoding ATP-binding protein, whose product MTSKRGFAGLPKDLTANAEFQSTVVRLGVWCFGTLYISLAAWNNYYKVDVPYFLTLFAILLAVILGIFVSVLIRPDWPARRYLSLSVDIVAISLAIFITREAISPFYLLYIWIFISAGTRYSARHLLVASAEAVIAYSLVLSALDVWSRHTYEAVFFLLLLVLLPLYQYALLRRVQRAKDEAERANKAKGDFLAFMTHELRTPLTGVIGMIELLKTTPLDAEQRDYVAAVANSTQVLSALIGDILDFSKIDAAKLRLEQLPFNPRLLVREVCGVLEGLALAAEVELICDVAAQVPRTIIGDPLRVRQILFNLVGNAVKFTTQGEVRVRMTVRPPEAEIGAPHLLLEVEDTGVGIPTDKIAHIFESFSQADTSTTRRFGGSGLGTTIALELSRLMGGTIGVVSEEGQGSRFWVRLPLLDGAAAAPSPCADLTGRRALVLEANQTQRELVCAALRGAGATCHAVAEPDAVARLGIGPGDLDLLVIADRLEGRNLAATRAQVSESLGCGRGGGELPCLFLTYAARRPAGRAEGTCCLGKPFLAEDLVGAVAGLLGLLPESAPCCEPQQPGFAGATAASVAGIRVLVAEDNEIAARVVTTFLTKMGIAFTRVVDGEQALREALAGTYGIAIVDLRMPKLDGITFARRYRILAPERPLPIVALTANASQEIRQDCLDAGMVDFLAKPVSPELLRETIERLAVRS is encoded by the coding sequence ATGACATCCAAGCGGGGGTTTGCGGGACTGCCGAAGGACCTGACGGCGAACGCCGAGTTCCAGTCCACGGTGGTCCGGCTGGGGGTCTGGTGCTTCGGCACCCTGTATATCTCGCTCGCGGCCTGGAACAACTATTACAAGGTCGATGTCCCCTACTTCCTCACCCTGTTCGCGATCCTCCTGGCCGTCATCCTGGGGATCTTCGTCAGCGTCCTGATCCGCCCTGACTGGCCGGCCCGGCGCTATCTGTCCCTGAGTGTGGATATCGTGGCCATCAGCCTGGCGATCTTCATCACGCGGGAGGCGATCAGCCCCTTTTACCTGCTTTACATCTGGATCTTCATCTCCGCGGGGACCCGCTACAGCGCCCGCCATCTGCTGGTGGCGTCAGCGGAGGCGGTGATCGCCTACAGCCTGGTACTGAGCGCCCTGGACGTGTGGTCCAGACACACCTATGAGGCGGTGTTCTTTCTCCTGCTCCTGGTGCTCCTGCCGCTCTACCAGTATGCCCTGCTGCGGCGGGTACAACGGGCCAAGGACGAGGCGGAGCGGGCCAACAAGGCCAAGGGCGACTTTCTCGCCTTCATGACCCACGAGCTGCGCACCCCGCTGACCGGCGTGATCGGCATGATCGAGTTGCTCAAGACGACGCCACTGGACGCCGAGCAGCGCGACTATGTGGCCGCGGTCGCCAACTCCACCCAGGTGTTGAGCGCCCTGATCGGCGACATCCTGGACTTCTCCAAGATCGATGCCGCCAAGCTCAGGCTGGAGCAGTTGCCCTTCAACCCGCGCTTGCTGGTACGCGAGGTCTGCGGGGTGCTGGAGGGTCTGGCCCTGGCCGCGGAGGTGGAGTTGATCTGCGACGTGGCGGCGCAGGTACCCCGGACCATCATCGGCGACCCGCTGCGGGTGCGCCAGATCCTGTTCAATCTGGTCGGCAACGCGGTCAAGTTCACCACGCAGGGCGAGGTCCGGGTACGAATGACCGTGCGGCCCCCGGAGGCGGAAATCGGTGCACCCCACCTGCTGCTGGAGGTGGAGGATACCGGGGTCGGCATCCCGACCGATAAGATCGCGCATATCTTCGAGAGCTTCAGCCAGGCGGACACCTCCACCACCCGCCGCTTCGGCGGCTCCGGCCTGGGCACCACCATCGCGTTGGAACTGTCGCGCCTGATGGGCGGCACCATCGGCGTGGTCAGCGAGGAGGGCCAAGGCAGCCGCTTCTGGGTGCGGCTGCCGCTGCTGGACGGCGCGGCGGCGGCGCCCTCCCCCTGCGCTGACCTGACCGGGCGGCGCGCCCTGGTGCTGGAGGCCAACCAGACCCAGCGCGAACTGGTCTGCGCGGCCTTGCGCGGCGCGGGGGCGACCTGTCACGCGGTCGCCGAGCCCGACGCGGTTGCAAGGCTCGGAATCGGCCCCGGGGACCTGGACTTGCTGGTGATTGCCGATCGTCTGGAGGGGCGCAACCTGGCGGCGACCCGCGCCCAGGTGAGCGAGTCCCTGGGCTGCGGCAGGGGGGGCGGCGAACTGCCCTGCCTCTTCCTTACCTACGCGGCACGGCGGCCCGCGGGGCGCGCCGAGGGGACCTGCTGCCTGGGCAAGCCCTTCCTCGCCGAGGACCTGGTCGGCGCAGTCGCGGGACTGCTGGGCCTCCTGCCCGAGTCCGCACCCTGCTGCGAGCCGCAGCAACCGGGCTTTGCCGGCGCCACCGCGGCCTCGGTCGCCGGCATTCGGGTCCTGGTCGCCGAGGACAACGAGATCGCCGCCCGCGTGGTCACGACCTTCCTGACCAAGATGGGCATCGCCTTCACCCGCGTGGTGGACGGCGAGCAGGCCCTGCGCGAGGCCCTCGCCGGGACCTACGGCATCGCCATCGTCGATCTGCGGATGCCCAAGCTCGACGGCATCACCTTCGCACGCCGCTACCGCATCCTGGCCCCGGAGCGACCACTGCCCATCGTCGCCCTCACCGCCAACGCCTCGCAGGAGATCAGGCAGGACTGTCTGGACGCCGGCATGGTCGACTTCCTGGCCAAGCCGGTCAGCCCGGAACTGCTGCGCGAGACTATCGAGCGGCTGGCGGTGCGCAGTTAG
- a CDS encoding EAL domain-containing protein: MNSHRDQDDQAHLRTLSVLYVEDEDEIREELAVFLRRRVAMVHLAANGQAGLDAFTQYQPDLVITDIRMPVMNGLEMAERIRAVNPATPIIITTAFEETSYFKKAIDIGVDKYVTKPLNLDILAAALDKCARLIRAEAALREVDERYRLLFQLSHIAISVAAADGAAQRPSVLMTDGHIVDCNTAFTDLLGYARQDEVQSFRFSDLLVPEWLDPINRLIRDELLVRGFTSECEVELRHRDGHAVPVIAQLILRRDADGRATETWAVMRDISEQRRAEHSLRLAARVFESSGEAIVITDQDNSILSVNRAFSKLTGYSQDEAIGQNPRLLKSGRHEPAFYQQMWDRLLGTGHWQGEIWNRRKTGEIYPEWLSITVVRDTQGQVLNYIAIFSDISEAKAATQQIEFLAHYDHLTRLANRRLLEQQVDYLIALAARNKKQLALLFIDLDRFKVVNDSLGHAAGDLVLETVAQRLRATAREVDCLARLGGDEFVCVLHDVGGPPDVHAAARRLIAVLDDPIPVAGHLLTVTASIGISLYPSDGVDYETLLKNADAAMYSAKKAGRDRFMFFAASMNSGMARERELEHALRRALKLNEFMLHYQPQVAIGSGRIIGMEALLRWKCAELGPVAPGTFIPLAEATGLIIAIGEWALHEACRQNAQWQRQGLPAVVVAVNLSALQFGQSNLPEIVRSALQASGLAARWLELELTESVIMQDAEYTIASLHGLKEIGTSLAIDDFGTGYSSLSYLKRFAIDKLKIDQSFIHDIPDDDGDKIVTAIIGLAHALNLKVIAEGVETQEQLAFLRDRHCDEMQGYLYSKPLAVDAMAELLRGASLSGP; the protein is encoded by the coding sequence ATGAACAGTCATCGCGACCAAGACGATCAAGCCCATCTGCGGACCCTGTCGGTCCTGTATGTCGAAGACGAGGACGAGATCCGCGAGGAACTGGCCGTGTTCTTGCGTCGGCGCGTGGCGATGGTGCATCTTGCGGCGAATGGTCAGGCGGGACTGGATGCCTTTACCCAATACCAGCCGGATCTCGTGATCACCGACATCCGCATGCCGGTGATGAATGGTCTGGAGATGGCCGAGCGCATCCGTGCCGTGAACCCGGCGACCCCGATCATCATTACCACCGCTTTCGAGGAGACCAGCTACTTCAAGAAGGCGATCGACATCGGGGTGGACAAGTACGTTACCAAGCCGCTCAATCTGGATATCCTCGCCGCGGCGCTGGACAAGTGTGCGCGCCTGATCCGCGCGGAGGCGGCGCTGCGCGAGGTGGATGAGCGTTACCGTCTGTTATTCCAACTCTCCCATATCGCCATCTCGGTCGCCGCGGCCGACGGTGCCGCGCAACGACCCAGCGTGCTGATGACGGACGGGCACATCGTGGACTGCAACACGGCCTTCACCGACCTGCTCGGCTATGCCCGCCAGGACGAGGTGCAGTCTTTTCGGTTCAGTGATCTGTTGGTGCCGGAGTGGCTCGATCCCATCAATCGACTGATCCGCGACGAGTTGCTCGTCCGCGGCTTCACATCTGAATGTGAAGTGGAACTGCGGCATCGCGACGGGCACGCGGTCCCGGTCATCGCCCAACTGATCCTGCGCCGCGACGCCGACGGACGGGCGACCGAGACCTGGGCGGTGATGCGTGATATTTCCGAACAGCGTCGTGCGGAGCACTCCTTGCGGTTGGCCGCGCGCGTGTTCGAGAGCAGCGGCGAGGCGATCGTCATCACCGATCAAGACAATAGCATCCTGTCCGTCAATCGCGCCTTCTCCAAGCTCACCGGTTACAGTCAGGACGAGGCGATCGGCCAGAACCCGAGGCTACTGAAGTCCGGTCGGCATGAGCCGGCGTTTTATCAGCAGATGTGGGACCGTCTGCTGGGCACCGGACACTGGCAAGGCGAGATCTGGAATCGCCGCAAGACCGGCGAGATCTACCCGGAATGGCTGTCGATCACCGTGGTACGCGACACCCAGGGTCAGGTACTCAACTATATCGCCATCTTTTCCGACATCTCGGAGGCCAAGGCGGCGACGCAGCAAATCGAGTTCCTGGCCCATTACGATCACCTGACCCGGTTGGCCAATCGCCGCCTGCTCGAACAGCAGGTGGACTACCTGATCGCGCTGGCCGCGCGGAATAAGAAGCAGTTGGCCCTGCTGTTCATCGACCTGGACCGCTTCAAGGTGGTCAACGATTCGCTGGGCCACGCCGCGGGCGACCTGGTCCTGGAGACCGTGGCGCAACGCCTGCGGGCGACGGCGCGTGAGGTGGATTGCCTGGCGCGGCTGGGTGGGGACGAATTCGTCTGCGTGCTGCACGATGTCGGCGGGCCCCCTGACGTCCATGCCGCGGCACGCCGGCTGATCGCCGTGCTGGACGATCCGATACCGGTGGCGGGGCATTTGCTGACCGTCACTGCCAGCATCGGCATCAGTCTGTATCCCAGTGATGGCGTCGACTACGAAACCCTGCTGAAGAATGCCGATGCCGCCATGTACAGCGCCAAAAAGGCCGGGCGTGACCGCTTCATGTTCTTCGCGGCGAGTATGAACAGCGGTATGGCACGCGAACGGGAGCTGGAACACGCGCTGCGCCGGGCCCTGAAGCTCAATGAATTTATGCTGCATTATCAACCGCAGGTGGCCATCGGGAGCGGGCGCATCATCGGCATGGAGGCCCTGCTGCGCTGGAAATGCGCGGAACTGGGGCCGGTGGCGCCGGGGACCTTTATCCCGCTCGCGGAGGCGACCGGCCTGATCATTGCGATCGGCGAATGGGCACTGCACGAGGCCTGTCGGCAAAACGCGCAATGGCAGCGGCAAGGGCTCCCGGCGGTGGTGGTCGCGGTCAATCTGTCGGCGCTTCAGTTCGGGCAGAGCAATCTGCCGGAAATCGTGCGAAGCGCCCTGCAGGCGAGTGGGCTGGCGGCACGGTGGCTGGAACTGGAGCTGACCGAGAGCGTGATCATGCAGGATGCCGAGTATACCATCGCGAGTCTGCACGGCTTGAAAGAGATCGGCACGAGCTTGGCCATCGACGACTTCGGTACCGGCTATTCGTCACTGTCCTATCTCAAGCGTTTTGCCATCGACAAGCTGAAGATCGATCAGTCCTTCATCCACGATATACCCGACGACGATGGTGACAAGATCGTCACCGCCATCATCGGACTGGCCCACGCGCTGAACCTCAAGGTCATCGCCGAGGGCGTGGAGACGCAGGAGCAATTGGCCTTCCTGCGCGACCGGCACTGCGATGAGATGCAGGGTTACCTGTACAGCAAACCCCTTGCGGTCGACGCCATGGCGGAACTCTTGCGGGGGGCATCGCTGTCGGGCCCATGA
- a CDS encoding sensor histidine kinase codes for MAVHPGRRYPDAAGGVPGRARRRVRRAAAEPDPGDTQVRPRRPDRVQCEAHPVHDDQGQLQQIVVTFFDITERQRAVDSLKKSEALLNEMGRMARIGGWQLDLATGKQVWTEAVYLVHELDTTFEPNLDNAIGFYPPSAAPIVMQAVERAVNLGEPFDLEVEFVTAKGNRRWIHTIGRAVREHERIVALTGVFQDITARKVAEDELASYRDRLEVLVETRTQALNEQLARVREQEHLLIHQARLAAMGEMLGNIAHQWRQPLSALALVLGNLQDAERHQELTPQYLARKIADAHRLIDKMSTTISDFRDFFRPDKPPETFDLSQAVGAALTLMEASLKTHGIAVVTDFCEEARTRGRLNEYSQVILNLLSNAKDAILAHHPDGGQILVRVDRADDRARVRISDNGGGIAEAARERLFEPYFSTKPDGTGIGLYMSRMIIEKGMGGRLCACNRETGAEFTIATPLAPPEQ; via the coding sequence CTGGCGGTTCATCCGGGAAGACGGTACCCCGATGCCGCAGGTGGAGTTCCCGGTCGAGCGCGTCGCCGCGTCCGGCGCGCCGCTGCAGAACCTGATCCTGGGGATACTCAGGTCCGACCGCGACGCCCCGACCGGGTGCAATGTGAGGCACATCCAGTCCACGACGACCAGGGGCAGCTCCAGCAGATCGTGGTGACCTTCTTCGATATCACCGAGCGACAGCGCGCCGTCGACTCGCTCAAGAAAAGCGAGGCATTGCTCAACGAGATGGGGCGGATGGCCAGGATCGGCGGCTGGCAGCTCGACCTCGCCACGGGTAAACAGGTCTGGACGGAGGCGGTGTACTTGGTCCATGAACTCGACACGACCTTTGAGCCGAACCTGGACAATGCCATCGGGTTCTATCCGCCAAGCGCGGCGCCGATCGTCATGCAAGCCGTCGAGCGTGCCGTCAACCTGGGCGAGCCATTCGACCTGGAGGTGGAGTTCGTCACCGCCAAGGGTAATCGCCGTTGGATACATACCATCGGCCGGGCGGTGCGGGAGCACGAGCGAATCGTCGCGCTCACCGGCGTCTTCCAGGATATCACCGCGCGCAAGGTGGCCGAGGACGAGCTGGCGAGCTATCGCGATCGTCTCGAAGTCCTGGTGGAAACCCGGACCCAGGCGCTGAACGAGCAACTGGCGCGGGTGCGTGAACAGGAACATCTGCTTATCCATCAGGCGCGCCTCGCGGCGATGGGCGAGATGCTCGGCAACATCGCCCATCAGTGGCGCCAACCCTTGAGCGCCCTGGCCCTGGTGCTGGGCAACCTCCAGGATGCCGAGCGCCATCAGGAGTTGACGCCGCAATACCTGGCGCGAAAGATCGCCGACGCCCACCGCCTGATCGACAAGATGTCGACCACCATCAGCGATTTCCGCGACTTCTTCCGTCCCGACAAGCCACCCGAGACCTTCGACCTGAGCCAAGCCGTCGGCGCCGCCCTGACCCTGATGGAGGCGAGCCTCAAGACGCACGGCATCGCGGTCGTGACGGACTTCTGCGAGGAGGCGCGCACCAGGGGCCGCCTGAACGAATATTCACAGGTGATCCTGAACCTGCTCAGCAATGCCAAGGACGCGATCCTTGCCCACCACCCGGACGGCGGGCAGATCCTCGTGCGGGTGGACCGCGCCGACGATCGGGCGCGGGTCAGGATCAGCGATAATGGCGGCGGGATTGCCGAAGCGGCGCGAGAGCGGCTGTTCGAACCCTATTTTTCCACCAAACCGGATGGTACGGGGATCGGCCTGTACATGTCCAGGATGATCATCGAAAAGGGGATGGGCGGGCGGCTCTGCGCGTGCAATCGGGAGACCGGGGCGGAATTCACCATAGCGACGCCGCTGGCGCCGCCGGAGCAGTGA
- a CDS encoding putative bifunctional diguanylate cyclase/phosphodiesterase: MSDLLFNAATLSGKIFIIFAAYSFIDGYLSGGDRPRLNLVAKSFLFALVGLYTLYAPVILMAGVIADPRGAIVVCATLFGGWVVGMTTTLAMIGYRLWLGGSGALPGAIGLALEYGALLALSAPPLARFLPLQSYRSLLAGSVVVTILEPWSLLLIPPPAVGLQLFREAGPALGLLQLFTTLLLGVLLKVQNDRSRLLRALRVRDVVFDNAQEGVMITDAGGRIQAVNRAFTDITGYPDQEIIGQPFDQLGSERQTPAFYRSSWEAMIATGTWRGEVWNRRYNGELYPVWLTLSAVRDAAGRLTQCVGVFTDIAQIKDYQTQLEFLAHHDSLTGLSNRLLLCARLEHALQIAARQSALVAVLFIDLDRFKRINDSLGHALGDALLRSAAERFQTAIRAEDTLARLGGDEFVVLAEHLDSWEEAAVFAHRLITTLDAPIALGTHELQLSASIGVSVYPRDGQAVDTLLQNADTAMYRAKEKGRHNYQFYSDDLTAVAVERMTLEVQLRKAIEQGQLLLHYQPQIDLRTGRIAGVEALARWRHPEQGMIPPARFIPVAEDTGLIDEVGAWVLQVACRQGRAWLDAGYAIDRIAVNVSGLQLQRGDLPAQVDRALAETGLPAGCLELEITETALMQVDPEIVQLLNTLRRRGVMISIDDFGTGYSSLARLQGLPADKLKIDQSFVQYLPDDENGAAIARSIIALGATMRFAVLAEGVETEAQRDFLLAAGCDQAQGYWFGRPMPAEELTRLLQTKYSTASQEKGWITTA, from the coding sequence GTGTCCGATCTCCTATTTAACGCGGCGACGCTGAGCGGCAAAATATTTATTATTTTCGCGGCCTACAGTTTCATTGACGGTTATCTCTCCGGCGGCGACCGACCCCGGCTTAATCTGGTCGCCAAGTCGTTCCTGTTCGCCCTGGTCGGTCTCTATACGCTGTACGCTCCTGTTATCCTGATGGCAGGGGTCATCGCTGATCCCCGGGGCGCTATCGTGGTCTGTGCGACCCTGTTCGGGGGATGGGTCGTGGGCATGACAACTACCCTGGCGATGATCGGTTATCGCCTGTGGCTGGGCGGTAGCGGCGCCCTGCCCGGCGCCATCGGACTGGCGCTTGAGTATGGTGCATTGCTGGCGCTGAGCGCGCCACCCCTGGCCCGCTTCCTGCCGCTTCAGTCGTATCGGTCGCTGCTGGCCGGTAGCGTGGTGGTTACGATCCTGGAGCCCTGGTCGTTGCTGCTGATCCCGCCCCCGGCAGTGGGCTTGCAATTGTTCCGGGAGGCCGGTCCGGCGCTGGGCCTGCTGCAGTTATTTACAACCCTGCTGTTAGGCGTACTACTTAAGGTTCAGAATGATCGCTCCCGGCTGTTACGCGCTCTTCGGGTGCGTGATGTGGTATTCGACAATGCCCAGGAGGGCGTGATGATCACCGACGCCGGGGGCCGGATTCAGGCGGTCAACCGGGCCTTCACCGACATCACCGGCTACCCGGATCAGGAAATCATCGGTCAACCATTCGATCAACTGGGCTCCGAACGCCAGACCCCGGCCTTCTATCGTAGCAGCTGGGAGGCCATGATCGCGACGGGCACCTGGCGGGGTGAGGTGTGGAATCGCCGGTACAACGGGGAACTCTATCCGGTGTGGCTGACGCTCAGCGCGGTACGGGATGCCGCCGGGCGTTTGACCCAATGCGTCGGGGTGTTTACCGACATTGCCCAGATAAAGGATTACCAGACGCAACTGGAGTTTCTGGCCCATCACGATTCCCTGACCGGCTTATCCAACCGTCTGCTGTTGTGTGCGCGGCTGGAACATGCCCTGCAAATCGCCGCACGCCAGTCTGCGCTCGTGGCGGTGTTGTTCATCGATCTGGACCGCTTTAAGCGGATCAATGATAGCCTCGGCCACGCCCTGGGCGACGCCTTGCTGCGGTCGGCGGCCGAACGTTTTCAGACGGCGATCCGCGCCGAAGACACGCTCGCCCGACTGGGCGGCGACGAGTTCGTGGTCTTGGCCGAGCACCTGGATTCCTGGGAGGAAGCCGCCGTGTTCGCGCATCGCTTGATCACGACGCTCGACGCCCCGATTGCGCTGGGCACGCATGAGTTGCAGCTCTCCGCCAGTATCGGCGTGAGCGTTTATCCACGCGATGGCCAAGCGGTCGACACGCTGTTGCAGAACGCCGATACCGCCATGTACCGCGCCAAGGAGAAGGGGCGCCACAACTATCAATTCTATTCCGATGATCTGACCGCTGTCGCGGTCGAGCGCATGACGCTGGAAGTCCAACTGAGAAAGGCGATCGAACAAGGCCAGTTGCTGTTGCATTACCAACCGCAAATCGACCTGCGCACGGGCCGGATCGCCGGGGTCGAGGCGCTGGCACGCTGGCGGCACCCCGAACAAGGTATGATCCCACCGGCGCGATTCATTCCCGTCGCCGAGGACACCGGGCTGATTGACGAAGTGGGCGCCTGGGTACTGCAGGTGGCCTGTCGGCAGGGGCGCGCCTGGCTGGATGCCGGTTACGCGATCGATCGGATTGCAGTCAATGTCTCCGGCCTGCAATTGCAGCGTGGGGACCTGCCGGCGCAGGTAGACCGGGCGCTCGCGGAGACGGGCCTCCCGGCGGGGTGCCTGGAACTGGAAATCACCGAAACGGCGTTGATGCAGGTGGATCCGGAGATCGTCCAGTTGCTCAATACATTGCGCCGGCGGGGCGTGATGATCAGTATCGATGATTTCGGCACGGGCTATTCCTCATTGGCGCGTCTCCAGGGTCTGCCCGCGGACAAGTTGAAGATCGACCAGAGCTTTGTGCAGTACCTGCCGGATGACGAGAACGGTGCCGCTATCGCCCGCTCGATCATCGCCTTGGGCGCCACCATGCGGTTTGCGGTGCTGGCTGAGGGCGTGGAAACCGAGGCGCAACGCGATTTTCTGCTGGCCGCGGGTTGCGATCAGGCCCAGGGTTATTGGTTCGGGCGCCCGATGCCCGCCGAAGAATTGACGCGCCTGCTGCAAACTAAATACTCGACCGCCAGTCAAGAGAAGGGCTGGATAACGACGGCGTGA